A single region of the Streptomyces sp. NBC_00425 genome encodes:
- a CDS encoding beta-1,6-galactanase, producing the protein MIRRRTLLAATGGALLGSTLATGTARADATIAVNPSTTYGTWEGWGTSLAWWANVFGARDDFADIFFTTKSVSYNGSTLPGLGLNIARYNLGACSWNTVGGASMAVSANIPGFKQIEGYWQDWNNEDPTSSAWDWTADANQRAMLQKAVSRGATSELFANSPMWWMCLNHNPSGAAGGGNNLQSWNYRQHASHLAAVALRAKNNWGVDFATVDPFNEPSSSWWTATGTQEGCHMDATVQAAVLPYMRSELDSRGLTATKISASDETSYDLARTTWNSFSATTKGYVNRVNVHGYQGSGGRRDLLYTDVVTTAKKALWNSETGDKDGTGLTMASNLLYDFRWLHPTAWVYWQVMDPSAGWAMIRYDENTLAAGAVTTKYYVMAQFSRHIRPGMTILDTGVSYAAAAIDRTAKRLVIVAANTSSSAQTLTFDLSRFTTVSGGSGGLVPRWNTVTGGSGDLYTSHSDTHLSGKSISVPFAAGAVQTLQVDGVTI; encoded by the coding sequence ATGATCCGACGCAGAACACTGCTGGCGGCCACGGGCGGCGCGCTCCTCGGAAGCACCCTCGCGACGGGCACCGCCCGCGCCGACGCCACGATCGCCGTCAACCCGTCGACGACGTACGGCACCTGGGAGGGTTGGGGCACCTCCCTGGCCTGGTGGGCGAACGTCTTCGGCGCCCGGGACGACTTCGCCGACATCTTCTTCACGACCAAGTCGGTGTCCTACAACGGCAGCACCCTGCCCGGCCTCGGCCTCAACATCGCCCGCTACAACCTGGGCGCGTGCAGTTGGAACACCGTGGGCGGCGCGTCGATGGCGGTGTCCGCCAACATCCCCGGGTTCAAGCAGATCGAGGGCTACTGGCAGGACTGGAACAACGAGGACCCGACGTCCTCGGCCTGGGACTGGACGGCGGACGCGAACCAGCGCGCGATGCTGCAGAAGGCCGTGTCGCGCGGCGCGACGTCCGAACTGTTCGCCAACTCCCCCATGTGGTGGATGTGTCTGAACCACAACCCGTCGGGCGCGGCGGGCGGCGGCAACAACCTCCAGTCCTGGAACTACCGCCAGCACGCCTCCCACCTCGCGGCGGTCGCCCTGCGCGCGAAGAACAACTGGGGCGTGGACTTCGCGACGGTCGACCCGTTCAACGAACCGTCCTCGTCCTGGTGGACGGCCACCGGGACGCAGGAGGGCTGTCACATGGACGCGACCGTCCAGGCCGCCGTCCTTCCCTACATGCGCAGCGAGTTGGACTCGCGGGGCCTGACGGCGACGAAGATCTCGGCCTCGGACGAGACGAGCTACGACCTCGCCCGCACCACCTGGAACTCCTTCTCCGCGACGACGAAGGGGTACGTGAACCGGGTCAACGTGCACGGCTACCAGGGCTCCGGCGGCCGCCGCGACCTGCTGTACACGGACGTCGTGACGACGGCCAAGAAAGCGCTGTGGAACTCCGAGACCGGCGACAAGGACGGCACCGGCCTCACGATGGCGAGCAACCTGCTCTACGACTTCCGCTGGCTGCACCCGACGGCCTGGGTCTACTGGCAGGTCATGGACCCGTCGGCGGGCTGGGCGATGATCCGCTACGACGAGAACACGCTGGCGGCCGGCGCGGTCACCACGAAGTACTACGTGATGGCCCAGTTCAGCCGTCACATCCGGCCCGGCATGACCATCCTCGACACGGGCGTGAGCTACGCGGCGGCGGCCATCGACAGGACGGCGAAGCGCCTGGTGATCGTCGCGGCGAACACGTCGTCGTCGGCCCAGACGCTCACCTTCGACCTGTCCCGCTTCACCACGGTGAGCGGCGGATCGGGAGGCCTGGTCCCGCGCTGGAACACGGTGACCGGCGGCTCCGGCGACCTCTACACGTCCCACTCGGACACGCACCTGAGCGGCAAGTCGATCAGCGTGCCGTTCGCGGCGGGCGCGGTGCAGACCCTCCAGGTGGACGGGGTGACGATCTAG
- a CDS encoding class E sortase, whose product MRTSPGQRTPLGRRVAPGRRVPVVRHGTRRRRARCRRALWTGAELLVTAGVLVLLLVVHQLWWTNREARAGAERGVAALERQWGSGAADDPQGAAGDGGPGAGTAAGDPSAGDGGGVDGGTGSSAGSDADSGVPRASQAYAVLRIPRLGLRVPVAEGTSKRKVLDKGYAGHYSGSQQPGQQGNFAVAAHRNTHGEPFRYLNRLGKGDRVEVETRDATYTYLVDKVLPQTSPRDSGVIGPVPRSLTKPGHGYGVPGRYLTLTTCTPEYTSRYRLVVWGVLVAAQPRG is encoded by the coding sequence GTGCGGACTTCCCCCGGGCAGCGGACTCCCCTCGGCCGGCGCGTCGCCCCCGGCCGACGCGTCCCCGTGGTTCGGCACGGCACCCGGCGGCGGCGCGCCCGGTGCCGACGGGCGTTGTGGACCGGCGCCGAACTCCTCGTCACCGCCGGGGTGCTGGTCCTCCTCCTCGTCGTCCACCAGCTGTGGTGGACCAACCGGGAGGCGAGGGCCGGCGCCGAGCGCGGGGTGGCGGCCCTGGAGCGGCAGTGGGGGAGCGGTGCGGCGGACGATCCGCAGGGCGCCGCCGGTGACGGCGGCCCGGGCGCCGGCACCGCCGCCGGCGACCCGTCCGCCGGCGACGGAGGCGGCGTCGACGGCGGTACCGGCTCATCGGCGGGGAGCGACGCCGACAGCGGCGTCCCGCGCGCCTCCCAGGCCTACGCCGTCCTGCGCATCCCCCGGCTCGGCCTGCGGGTGCCGGTGGCCGAAGGCACCAGCAAGCGGAAGGTCCTCGACAAGGGGTACGCGGGTCACTACAGCGGCAGTCAACAGCCGGGGCAGCAGGGCAACTTCGCGGTCGCCGCGCACCGCAACACCCACGGTGAGCCCTTCCGGTACCTCAACCGCCTGGGGAAGGGCGACAGGGTGGAGGTGGAGACCCGCGACGCCACCTACACCTACCTCGTCGACAAGGTCCTGCCGCAGACCTCACCCCGCGACTCCGGCGTCATCGGGCCCGTGCCCCGCTCCCTCACGAAGCCCGGCCACGGCTACGGCGTCCCCGGCCGCTACCTCACCCTGACCACCTGCACGCCCGAGTACACCTCCCGGTACCGGCTGGTCGTGTGGGGCGTCCTGGTCGCCGCGCAGCCCCGCGGATAG
- a CDS encoding GntR family transcriptional regulator encodes MSEPAVRVDTTSQVPPYDQIRSQLAALIVTGRLAEGERLPTVRQLAADLGLAPGTVARAYRELEAAELIRTRRGAGSRVAAPRPRPGRPDPEQLATLARDFTASARALGADTDAVLTAVREALEEGA; translated from the coding sequence ATGAGTGAGCCCGCGGTACGCGTCGACACCACCAGCCAGGTGCCCCCGTACGACCAGATCCGCTCCCAGCTCGCCGCGCTGATCGTCACCGGCCGACTGGCGGAGGGCGAGCGGCTGCCGACCGTGCGCCAGCTCGCCGCCGACCTGGGTCTGGCGCCGGGGACGGTGGCCCGCGCCTACCGGGAACTGGAGGCCGCCGAGCTGATCCGCACCCGGCGCGGCGCCGGCTCCCGGGTGGCCGCTCCCCGGCCCCGTCCGGGCCGCCCCGATCCCGAGCAACTGGCGACGCTGGCCCGCGACTTCACCGCGTCCGCCCGCGCCCTCGGCGCCGACACGGACGCCGTCCTGACCGCCGTCCGAGAGGCTCTCGAGGAGGGCGCGTAG
- a CDS encoding DUF6412 domain-containing protein, giving the protein MPHTRFDARRAVMPFLLLLVLDVLLLDSGSLTAAVALAATAAASSALTVCTVVAARSAPRVPPTRVRTAIRDRARRTAFLPQRDPDASGRPRPRAPGHALPATAA; this is encoded by the coding sequence ATGCCGCACACCCGGTTCGACGCGCGTCGCGCCGTCATGCCCTTCCTGCTCCTCCTGGTCCTGGACGTCCTGCTCCTGGACTCCGGCAGTCTCACGGCCGCCGTCGCCCTCGCCGCGACCGCCGCCGCGTCCTCCGCGCTCACCGTCTGCACGGTCGTCGCCGCGCGCAGCGCACCCCGCGTGCCGCCCACCCGGGTGCGCACCGCGATCAGGGACCGGGCGCGGCGCACGGCCTTCCTGCCGCAACGCGATCCGGACGCGTCCGGCCGCCCCCGCCCCCGAGCGCCCGGTCACGCCCTTCCGGCGACCGCCGCGTAG
- a CDS encoding YidC/Oxa1 family membrane protein insertase, whose translation MSVFASLVEHLADLLQPLFGAAAAAAAIVLFTALVRLLVHPLSRAAARGQKARTALQPRIAELRGKHAEDPERLRKAVLELHAAEKVSPLSGCLPSLLQAPAFFVLYHLFSSTSIGGERNGLLGHRLFDAPLGDHWADALAGGGPVGGAGLVYLALFTVVAVVATFNYLRARRMPLPVTGGQEVPGAGALTRVMPFMSFFTLVTVAVVPLAAALYVITSTTWSAVERAVLYR comes from the coding sequence ATGTCCGTTTTCGCCAGCCTGGTCGAGCACCTCGCCGACCTGCTCCAGCCCCTGTTCGGCGCCGCCGCCGCGGCCGCCGCGATCGTCCTGTTCACCGCGCTCGTACGGCTCCTCGTCCACCCGCTGTCCCGCGCGGCAGCCCGCGGGCAGAAGGCCCGCACCGCCCTGCAGCCGAGGATCGCCGAACTGCGCGGCAAGCACGCCGAGGACCCCGAACGGCTCCGGAAGGCCGTGCTGGAACTGCACGCCGCGGAAAAGGTGTCGCCGCTCTCCGGCTGTCTGCCGAGTCTGCTCCAGGCTCCCGCGTTCTTCGTGCTCTACCACCTCTTCTCCAGCACCTCCATCGGCGGTGAACGCAACGGGCTGCTCGGCCACCGGCTGTTCGACGCACCCCTCGGCGACCACTGGGCGGACGCGCTCGCCGGAGGCGGCCCGGTCGGCGGGGCCGGACTGGTCTACCTCGCGCTGTTCACCGTCGTGGCCGTGGTCGCCACCTTCAACTACCTGCGCGCCAGGCGGATGCCGCTGCCCGTGACCGGCGGCCAGGAGGTGCCCGGGGCAGGCGCCCTCACCAGGGTCATGCCGTTCATGTCGTTCTTCACCCTGGTCACCGTGGCGGTCGTCCCGCTGGCCGCCGCGCTGTACGTGATCACGTCGACGACGTGGAGCGCGGTCGAACGGGCCGTCCTCTACCGATGA
- a CDS encoding fumarylacetoacetate hydrolase family protein, whose translation MKLLRVGAKGTERPALLDSEGVLRDLSGVVRDIDGALLADDAALGRVRAAAESGALPALDAAGLRIGPPLARIGKIVCIGLNYHDHARETGAEPPAEPVIFFKAADTVVGPHDTVLIPRGSVKTDWEVELAVVVGRTARYLESAEEGLAHVAGYAVAHDVSEREFQIERGGTWDKGKNCETFNPLGPWLVTADEIADPQDLSLRLWVNGELKQDGTTAEQIFAVGEVVRYVSRFMTLYPGDVINTGTPAGVALGAPDPKPFLRGGDVVELEISGLGRQRQVFAVA comes from the coding sequence ATGAAGTTGCTGCGAGTCGGTGCGAAGGGAACGGAGCGTCCCGCGCTGCTCGACTCCGAGGGGGTCCTGCGGGACCTCTCCGGGGTCGTCCGGGACATCGACGGGGCGCTGCTCGCCGACGACGCGGCGCTCGGCCGGGTCCGGGCCGCCGCCGAGTCCGGGGCCCTGCCGGCGCTGGACGCCGCCGGGCTGCGGATCGGGCCGCCGCTGGCCCGGATCGGCAAGATCGTGTGCATCGGGCTGAACTACCACGACCACGCCCGGGAGACCGGGGCCGAGCCGCCCGCCGAGCCCGTGATCTTCTTCAAGGCGGCGGACACCGTCGTCGGGCCGCACGACACCGTGCTGATCCCGCGCGGGTCCGTCAAGACGGACTGGGAGGTGGAGCTGGCCGTCGTCGTAGGGCGGACGGCCCGCTACCTGGAGTCCGCCGAGGAGGGGCTCGCGCACGTCGCCGGGTACGCGGTGGCGCACGACGTGTCCGAGCGGGAGTTCCAGATCGAGCGCGGCGGGACCTGGGACAAGGGCAAGAACTGCGAGACGTTCAACCCGCTGGGGCCGTGGCTGGTGACGGCGGACGAGATCGCCGACCCGCAGGACCTCTCCCTGAGGCTCTGGGTCAACGGCGAGCTGAAGCAGGACGGCACGACGGCCGAGCAGATCTTCGCCGTCGGGGAGGTCGTGCGGTACGTCAGCCGGTTCATGACGCTGTACCCCGGGGACGTGATCAACACGGGGACGCCGGCCGGGGTGGCTCTCGGGGCGCCCGACCCGAAGCCGTTCCTGCGGGGCGGGGACGTGGTGGAACTGGAGATCTCGGGGCTGGGGCGGCAGCGGCAGGTGTTCGCCGTCGCGTAG
- a CDS encoding heme-degrading domain-containing protein, whose protein sequence is MGTHEITPKFTPEITPTLEELQTQERRLVFRQFTHDDAWALGSLLVELARERQAPVAVDIHRTGQQLFHAALPGSTPDNDAWIARKRRVVERFGASSYLVGSRFRARGTTFEESSRLDPDAYAAHGGSFPINVEGVGIVGAVTVSGLPQLEDHRFVVAALEQFLEKYL, encoded by the coding sequence ATGGGCACCCACGAGATCACCCCGAAGTTCACTCCGGAGATCACCCCGACCCTGGAGGAACTGCAGACCCAGGAACGCCGGCTGGTCTTCCGCCAGTTCACCCACGACGACGCGTGGGCCCTCGGCTCGCTGCTGGTGGAGCTGGCCCGCGAGCGCCAGGCGCCGGTGGCCGTCGACATCCACCGGACCGGCCAGCAGCTCTTCCACGCCGCCCTGCCCGGCTCGACCCCCGACAACGACGCCTGGATCGCCCGCAAGCGCCGGGTGGTGGAACGCTTCGGCGCCTCGTCGTACCTGGTGGGCTCCCGCTTCCGCGCCAGGGGGACGACCTTCGAGGAATCCTCCCGCCTCGACCCGGACGCCTATGCGGCCCACGGCGGCTCCTTCCCGATCAACGTGGAGGGCGTGGGCATCGTCGGCGCGGTGACGGTCTCGGGCCTCCCCCAGCTCGAGGACCACCGCTTCGTGGTGGCCGCCCTGGAACAGTTCCTGGAGAAATACCTGTAA
- a CDS encoding Gfo/Idh/MocA family oxidoreductase, protein MTGRKTGETPLRVGLIGYGLAGSVFHAPLIAATEGLALDTVVTSNPERQEQARAEFPDVRLVAGPDDLLARAGELDLVVVASPNRTHVPLATAALEAGLPVVVDKPVAGTAAEARALAALAEERGLLLSVFQNRRWDNDFLTLRKLLDEGALGDVQRFESRFERWRPLPKGGWRESGDPTEIGGLLYDLGSHVVDQALVLFGPAVLVYAEADVRRPGAETDDDTFIALTHANGVRSHLYVSATTAQLGPRFRVLGSKAGYVKYGLDPQEAALREGLRPDGRAQGADWGTEPEELWGRVGAGESPSTGGGRPEQTLPGDYPAYYAAVTKALIDGGPGPVTAVEAAAALDVLEAARRSARDKVAVTL, encoded by the coding sequence ATGACTGGACGCAAGACTGGCGAGACTCCTCTGCGTGTGGGCCTGATCGGCTACGGCCTCGCGGGCTCCGTCTTCCACGCCCCGCTGATCGCCGCCACCGAAGGCCTCGCGCTCGACACGGTGGTCACCTCGAACCCGGAGCGGCAGGAGCAGGCCCGCGCCGAGTTCCCGGACGTGCGCCTCGTCGCCGGCCCCGACGACCTCCTCGCCCGGGCCGGCGAGCTGGACCTGGTCGTCGTCGCGTCCCCGAACAGGACACACGTGCCGCTCGCCACCGCCGCCCTCGAGGCCGGTCTGCCGGTCGTCGTCGACAAGCCGGTCGCGGGCACGGCGGCCGAGGCCCGTGCGCTGGCCGCCCTGGCCGAAGAGCGCGGACTGCTCCTCTCCGTCTTCCAGAACCGCCGCTGGGACAACGACTTCCTGACCCTGCGCAAGCTGCTGGACGAGGGCGCGCTGGGCGACGTCCAGCGCTTCGAGTCGCGGTTCGAGCGGTGGCGGCCGCTGCCGAAGGGCGGCTGGCGGGAGTCCGGCGACCCGACAGAGATCGGAGGTCTGCTCTACGACCTCGGCAGCCATGTCGTCGACCAGGCGCTGGTGCTCTTCGGCCCGGCGGTCCTCGTGTACGCCGAGGCGGACGTCCGCCGGCCGGGCGCGGAGACCGACGACGACACGTTCATCGCGCTCACCCACGCGAACGGCGTCCGCTCCCACCTGTACGTCTCCGCCACGACCGCCCAACTCGGCCCGCGCTTCCGGGTGCTGGGCTCGAAGGCGGGGTACGTGAAGTACGGCCTGGACCCGCAGGAGGCGGCGCTGCGCGAGGGCCTGCGGCCCGACGGCCGGGCGCAGGGCGCGGACTGGGGCACGGAACCGGAGGAGCTGTGGGGCCGGGTCGGCGCCGGCGAGTCCCCGTCGACCGGCGGCGGACGCCCCGAACAGACCCTCCCCGGCGACTACCCGGCCTACTACGCTGCGGTGACCAAGGCACTGATCGACGGCGGCCCGGGCCCGGTGACCGCCGTCGAGGCGGCCGCCGCCCTCGACGTCCTGGAGGCGGCCCGCCGATCGGCACGAGACAAGGTGGCGGTGACGCTGTAA
- a CDS encoding ROK family transcriptional regulator — MNRTNGGGRPTGVNLPGLRSHNTALVLDLLRTAGPDGISRLELAERTGLTPQAVSKITARLREEGLAAEAGRRASTGGKPRTVLRLVPGAGHAVGVHLDRDELRAVLVDLDGTVVAERRVPVDLGAGAEAVLGAVVREAGPLGRTAGGTLFGVGVALPGPLDHSHGVLHRITGFPEWDGFPLRDALATRLGAPVVVDKDTNAVALGLAVGGERGSFACLHLGTGLGAGLVIGGTVHRGARTGAGEFGHQVVQLDGPPCPCGNRGCVEALCLAALARGDVGEAARVLGVAAANLAGLLDIDAVLLGGRTVAADPEPFLRGVAAVLDTHARREGAPQNAVPVRLAPGGPRNVAEGAAQLLLAPLFGRGAG; from the coding sequence GTGAACAGGACGAACGGCGGCGGCCGCCCGACCGGTGTGAACCTGCCGGGTCTGCGCAGCCACAACACCGCGCTCGTGCTCGACCTGCTGCGCACGGCCGGTCCGGACGGCATCAGCAGACTCGAGCTCGCCGAGCGGACCGGCCTCACCCCGCAGGCCGTCAGCAAGATCACCGCTCGGCTGCGGGAGGAGGGGCTGGCGGCGGAGGCGGGCCGGCGCGCGTCGACCGGCGGCAAGCCGCGCACGGTCCTGCGGCTGGTTCCCGGCGCCGGCCACGCCGTCGGCGTCCACCTCGACCGGGACGAGCTGAGAGCGGTGCTGGTCGATCTCGACGGGACCGTGGTGGCGGAGCGGCGTGTGCCGGTGGACCTGGGCGCGGGCGCGGAGGCGGTGCTGGGGGCGGTCGTCCGGGAGGCCGGACCGCTGGGCCGGACCGCGGGCGGCACCCTCTTCGGCGTCGGCGTGGCGCTGCCCGGTCCGCTCGACCACAGCCACGGGGTGCTGCACCGGATCACCGGTTTCCCCGAGTGGGACGGCTTCCCGCTGCGGGACGCGCTGGCGACGCGGCTCGGGGCGCCGGTCGTCGTCGACAAGGACACCAACGCCGTCGCGCTCGGACTCGCCGTCGGCGGGGAGCGCGGCTCCTTCGCCTGTCTGCACCTCGGCACCGGCCTCGGCGCGGGCCTGGTGATCGGCGGGACCGTGCACCGGGGCGCGCGCACCGGCGCGGGGGAGTTCGGGCACCAGGTCGTGCAGCTGGACGGACCGCCGTGCCCGTGCGGCAACCGGGGGTGCGTCGAGGCGCTGTGCCTGGCCGCCCTCGCCCGGGGGGACGTGGGCGAGGCGGCGCGGGTGCTGGGGGTCGCCGCCGCGAACCTGGCGGGACTGCTCGACATCGACGCCGTCCTGCTGGGCGGCCGGACCGTCGCGGCCGACCCCGAGCCCTTCCTGCGCGGTGTGGCCGCCGTCCTCGACACCCACGCCCGCCGTGAGGGCGCCCCGCAGAACGCCGTGCCGGTGCGGCTCGCCCCCGGCGGTCCGCGCAACGTGGCGGAGGGCGCCGCCCAGCTCCTTCTGGCCCCCCTGTTCGGCCGCGGGGCCGGCTGA
- a CDS encoding LPXTG cell wall anchor domain-containing protein: MFMRLCPPVSLCLAAAAALLPVPAYAEAGPGCAGSGADGFPLTTRLHGGPDSYRPGGGFGAWYLDLTNTTRRTCDGVHPVVVLVDAGHQLKPDQPRLEFYADGRAHPVRFETTDEDELVGVLADEQGAGGFAGFRVGPGRTLTVKLRLALAPDTAPNVVTANAAVVQRHGDDGDWVGQSNDYRFAVGTAPATPPEAEPEPDSEPDSGRDSERGTEPGADPQAGKAEAGSGSAAPHSASPATPSPHPATPSPHPSAADPGALSLADEAAELARTGLSSPTALGVVGGGFLLVGAALLLARRRR, translated from the coding sequence GTGTTCATGCGACTGTGCCCGCCTGTCTCCCTCTGTCTCGCCGCGGCCGCCGCCCTCCTCCCCGTGCCCGCGTACGCGGAAGCCGGACCGGGTTGTGCCGGCTCCGGCGCCGACGGCTTCCCGCTCACCACCCGTCTGCACGGCGGTCCCGACTCCTACCGGCCGGGCGGCGGATTCGGCGCCTGGTATCTCGACCTCACCAACACCACTCGCCGTACCTGCGACGGCGTTCATCCGGTCGTCGTCCTGGTCGACGCCGGACACCAGCTGAAACCGGATCAGCCGCGCCTGGAGTTCTACGCCGACGGACGGGCGCACCCGGTCCGCTTCGAGACCACCGACGAGGACGAACTGGTCGGCGTCCTCGCCGACGAGCAGGGGGCCGGCGGCTTCGCCGGGTTCCGTGTGGGCCCCGGCCGGACCCTCACGGTGAAGCTGCGGCTGGCCCTCGCCCCGGACACCGCCCCCAACGTCGTCACCGCCAACGCGGCCGTCGTCCAGCGGCACGGTGACGACGGCGACTGGGTCGGCCAGTCGAACGACTACCGCTTCGCCGTCGGGACCGCGCCCGCCACCCCGCCCGAAGCGGAACCCGAACCCGACTCCGAACCCGACTCCGGACGCGACTCCGAGCGCGGCACCGAACCCGGCGCCGACCCGCAGGCCGGGAAGGCCGAGGCGGGTTCCGGTTCGGCCGCCCCGCATTCCGCGTCCCCAGCGACGCCCTCCCCGCACCCCGCGACGCCCTCCCCGCACCCCTCCGCCGCCGACCCCGGCGCGCTCTCCCTCGCCGACGAGGCCGCGGAGCTGGCCCGCACCGGCCTGTCCTCGCCCACCGCTCTCGGCGTCGTCGGCGGCGGCTTCCTGCTCGTCGGCGCCGCCCTGCTGCTGGCCCGCCGGCGACGCTGA
- a CDS encoding HAD-IIA family hydrolase encodes MADRKPIESWLTDMDGVLIHEGVPIPGADAFLKKLRESGKPFLVLTNNSIYTPRDLHARLRRMGLDVPIDNIWTSALATAQFLGDQRPEGTAYVIGEAGLTTALHDIGYVLTDHEPDYVVLGETRTYSFEAMTKAVRLINDGARFICTNPDETGPSAEGALPATGAVAALITKATGKNPYFAGKPNPLMMRTGLNAIGAHSETSAMIGDRMDTDVLAGMEAGMQTFLVLTGLTRPEQVEDFPYRPSKIVDSIADLVDRV; translated from the coding sequence ATGGCAGACCGCAAGCCCATCGAGTCGTGGCTCACCGACATGGACGGTGTGCTCATCCACGAGGGCGTGCCGATCCCCGGCGCCGACGCCTTCCTGAAGAAGCTGCGGGAGTCCGGCAAGCCCTTCCTCGTCCTGACCAACAACTCGATCTACACCCCGCGCGACCTGCACGCCCGGCTGCGGCGGATGGGTCTGGACGTGCCGATCGACAACATCTGGACCTCCGCGCTGGCCACCGCCCAGTTCCTCGGCGACCAGCGGCCGGAGGGCACGGCGTACGTCATCGGCGAGGCGGGGCTGACCACCGCGCTGCACGACATCGGTTACGTGCTCACCGACCACGAGCCCGACTACGTCGTGCTCGGCGAGACCCGCACCTACTCCTTCGAGGCGATGACGAAGGCGGTCCGCCTCATCAACGACGGCGCGCGTTTCATCTGCACCAACCCGGACGAGACGGGCCCCTCCGCCGAGGGCGCGCTGCCCGCCACGGGGGCCGTCGCCGCGCTGATCACCAAGGCGACCGGCAAGAATCCGTACTTCGCGGGCAAGCCGAACCCGCTGATGATGCGCACCGGACTGAACGCCATCGGCGCCCACTCCGAGACCAGCGCGATGATCGGCGACCGCATGGACACCGACGTGCTGGCGGGCATGGAGGCCGGCATGCAGACGTTCCTGGTGCTCACCGGTCTGACCAGGCCGGAGCAGGTCGAGGACTTCCCCTACCGGCCGTCGAAGATCGTGGACTCGATCGCGGACCTCGTCGACCGGGTCTGA
- a CDS encoding class F sortase, whose protein sequence is MSDRERASGRFLTGLAWAVLLLGLWLWGREVTEVRHGAPVPATGDMAAVGRPPVVLPPAVAPLGQALPRRVDIPVLGVQAPVVARGLDGDGAVDPPPFDQAGVVGWYAGGAKPGARGAALLVGHVDTETRPAVFYKLSTLRGGETVRVVRDDGKVAEFTVDDVEVVPRDRFDARLAYGVRRPGRAELRLITCGGAFDRAGHSYTANVIVSAYLTGASA, encoded by the coding sequence GTGTCCGACCGCGAGCGCGCTTCCGGACGCTTCCTGACCGGCCTGGCCTGGGCGGTGCTGCTGCTCGGGCTGTGGCTGTGGGGGCGTGAGGTCACCGAGGTGCGGCACGGGGCGCCCGTTCCGGCCACCGGCGACATGGCCGCGGTGGGCCGCCCGCCGGTCGTGCTCCCGCCCGCCGTCGCGCCGTTGGGGCAGGCGCTGCCGCGGCGCGTCGACATACCCGTGCTGGGCGTGCAGGCCCCGGTCGTCGCCCGCGGCCTCGACGGGGACGGGGCCGTCGACCCGCCGCCCTTCGACCAGGCGGGCGTCGTCGGCTGGTACGCCGGCGGCGCGAAGCCCGGTGCGCGGGGCGCCGCCCTGCTGGTGGGGCACGTCGACACGGAGACCCGGCCCGCCGTCTTCTACAAGCTGAGCACGCTCCGGGGCGGCGAGACGGTCCGCGTGGTCCGGGACGACGGGAAGGTCGCCGAGTTCACGGTCGACGACGTCGAGGTCGTCCCGCGCGACCGCTTCGACGCCCGGCTCGCCTACGGCGTCCGCCGGCCGGGCCGCGCCGAACTGCGCCTCATCACCTGCGGCGGCGCTTTCGACCGAGCCGGCCACAGCTACACGGCGAACGTGATCGTGTCGGCCTACCTGACGGGCGCGAGCGCCTGA